One genomic segment of Streptomyces sp. NBC_00239 includes these proteins:
- a CDS encoding Asp23/Gls24 family envelope stress response protein: MTESVTGSKTSVTGGKTLPAAERGRTTIADGVVEKIAGLAAREVLGVHAMGSGLSRTFGAVRDRVPGGGGGKSVSRGVKAEVGEVQTALDLEIVIDYGVSITEVARAVRENVVSAVERMTGLEVVEVNIAVTDVKLPDEPDDEPETRIQ; encoded by the coding sequence ATGACCGAAAGCGTGACCGGGAGCAAGACCAGCGTGACCGGGGGCAAGACCCTCCCCGCGGCCGAACGCGGCCGCACCACCATCGCGGACGGCGTGGTGGAGAAGATCGCGGGCCTGGCCGCCCGCGAGGTGCTCGGCGTGCACGCCATGGGCAGCGGGCTGTCCCGCACGTTCGGCGCCGTACGCGACCGGGTGCCCGGCGGCGGTGGCGGCAAGTCCGTATCGCGCGGGGTGAAGGCCGAGGTGGGAGAGGTCCAGACGGCCCTCGACCTGGAGATCGTCATCGACTACGGCGTGTCGATCACCGAGGTCGCCCGGGCCGTCCGTGAGAACGTCGTCTCGGCGGTGGAGCGCATGACCGGCCTCGAAGTCGTCGAGGTCAACATCGCGGTCACCGACGTCAAGCTGCCCGACGAGCCCGACGACGAGCCGGAGACCCGGATCCAGTAG
- a CDS encoding Asp23/Gls24 family envelope stress response protein, producing MTSPAPRSSRTVRLAPADRGATRIADRVVARIAAQAAREALGAPQPEAAPPHASVTVHHDIARVRITLELGYPGDLGAQCAAVRRRVADRIEELAGMAVPEVDIDVERLHSLQTRPGARARLR from the coding sequence ATGACGTCGCCCGCGCCCCGGTCCTCCAGGACCGTCCGCCTCGCCCCCGCGGACCGCGGGGCCACCCGGATCGCGGACCGGGTGGTCGCCCGGATCGCCGCCCAGGCGGCCCGCGAGGCCCTCGGGGCACCGCAGCCCGAGGCGGCGCCGCCGCACGCCTCGGTCACCGTCCACCACGACATCGCCCGGGTCCGCATCACCCTCGAACTCGGCTACCCCGGCGACCTCGGCGCCCAGTGCGCCGCCGTCCGCCGGCGCGTCGCCGACCGCATCGAGGAACTCGCCGGGATGGCCGTACCCGAGGTCGACATCGACGTGGAGCGGCTGCACTCCCTCCAGACCCGCCCGGGCGCCCGGGCCCGGCTCCGGTGA
- a CDS encoding DUF6286 domain-containing protein: MSGAPAGPAPADATPAGPAPAGPAPPPARAGRFRSARRVPAALTAAVVLGAAALLLYDVTAVRLDRPGMQWRRALADRLAGHTLDDPGTVTAAVVLVLLGVLLLVLALTPGLRHVLTMRSPDASVRAGLTRKAAGLIVRDRAMEVSGVQAVKVTVGRARIRVGVSSHFRELDDVRTELDTVLAVAVDELGLAHAPRLHVRVTRPARKG; encoded by the coding sequence GTGAGCGGCGCGCCCGCCGGCCCCGCCCCGGCAGACGCGACCCCGGCCGGTCCCGCACCCGCCGGACCGGCTCCGCCGCCCGCTCGGGCCGGCCGGTTCCGCTCGGCCCGCCGCGTGCCCGCGGCCCTCACCGCCGCCGTCGTACTCGGTGCCGCCGCGCTCCTCCTGTACGACGTCACCGCCGTGCGCCTCGACCGGCCCGGCATGCAATGGCGCCGGGCGCTCGCCGACCGGCTGGCCGGCCACACCCTCGACGACCCCGGGACGGTCACCGCCGCCGTCGTCCTGGTCCTCCTCGGCGTCCTGCTGCTCGTCCTGGCGCTGACCCCGGGACTGCGCCACGTCCTGACCATGCGCAGCCCCGACGCGTCGGTGCGGGCCGGGCTGACCCGCAAGGCGGCCGGGCTGATCGTGCGGGACCGGGCGATGGAGGTCTCCGGGGTGCAGGCCGTCAAGGTCACCGTGGGCCGCGCCCGCATCCGGGTCGGCGTCTCCTCGCACTTCCGCGAACTGGACGACGTACGCACCGAACTCGACACGGTGCTGGCGGTGGCCGTCGACGAACTGGGCCTCGCCCACGCACCGCGCCTGCACGTACGGGTCACCCGACCGGCCCGGAAGGGGTGA
- the amaP gene encoding alkaline shock response membrane anchor protein AmaP produces MTRMLGTVNRILLGLAGLVLTALGTVLLTGFRPYEGRHDVLLGDAERTRWQEHGWWWPAVIATLAVLVLLALWWLLAQLRRSRLAAVLVDTGDGAGAVLRGHALEAALTAEAAALDGVAHCQVTLHGRRGAPRARVRMRLAPHAVPADALAGLADEVLAHARASAGLADLPAEARLQVASHHARRVT; encoded by the coding sequence GTGACGCGCATGCTGGGGACCGTCAACCGGATCCTGCTCGGGCTCGCCGGGCTCGTGCTGACCGCGCTCGGCACGGTCCTGCTGACCGGATTCCGGCCCTACGAGGGACGGCACGACGTGCTGCTCGGCGACGCCGAACGCACGCGGTGGCAGGAGCACGGATGGTGGTGGCCGGCGGTCATCGCCACCCTCGCCGTGCTGGTGCTCCTCGCACTGTGGTGGCTGCTCGCGCAGCTGCGGCGGTCCCGGCTCGCCGCGGTCCTCGTCGACACCGGCGACGGCGCCGGGGCGGTGCTCCGCGGCCACGCCCTGGAAGCGGCGCTGACCGCGGAGGCCGCGGCGCTGGACGGGGTGGCGCACTGCCAGGTCACCCTGCACGGGCGGCGCGGCGCGCCGCGGGCCCGGGTGCGGATGCGGCTCGCGCCGCACGCCGTGCCCGCCGACGCGCTGGCCGGACTGGCCGACGAGGTGCTGGCGCACGCCCGCGCCTCGGCGGGGCTGGCCGACCTGCCGGCGGAGGCCCGCCTCCAGGTGGCGTCCCACCACGCCCGGCGCGTCACCTGA
- a CDS encoding SDR family oxidoreductase, translating into MDLGLRDRVYVVTGAGRGLGLAAARELAADGAKVVVSGRDEQRITAAAAAIGPNAVGVSADNADPQTAHRLIATAREHFGRFDGILVSVGGPPPGFAADNTDAQWTASFESVFLGAVRLARAAAAELDEGGVIGFVLSGSVHEPIPGLTISNGLRPGLAGFAKSLADELGPQGIRVVGLLPARIDTDRVRELDALSGDAEAARVANESRIPLRRYGTAEEFGRTAAFLLSPAASYLTGVMLPVDGGSRHGF; encoded by the coding sequence ATGGATCTTGGACTGAGAGACCGCGTCTACGTCGTCACCGGAGCCGGCCGCGGGCTGGGCCTCGCCGCCGCGCGCGAACTGGCCGCCGACGGCGCGAAGGTCGTCGTGAGCGGGCGGGACGAGCAGCGGATCACGGCAGCCGCCGCCGCGATCGGCCCGAACGCCGTCGGCGTGAGCGCCGACAACGCCGACCCGCAGACCGCGCACCGGCTGATCGCCACCGCGCGGGAGCACTTCGGCCGCTTCGACGGCATCCTCGTCAGCGTCGGCGGCCCGCCGCCCGGCTTCGCCGCCGACAACACGGACGCGCAGTGGACGGCGTCCTTCGAGTCGGTGTTCCTGGGCGCGGTGCGGCTGGCCCGGGCGGCGGCGGCCGAGCTGGACGAGGGCGGCGTCATCGGCTTCGTGCTGTCCGGTTCGGTGCACGAGCCGATCCCCGGGCTGACCATCTCGAACGGGCTGCGGCCCGGCCTCGCCGGGTTCGCGAAGTCCCTCGCGGACGAACTGGGCCCTCAGGGCATCCGGGTGGTCGGCCTGCTGCCGGCGCGGATCGACACCGACCGGGTGCGGGAGCTGGACGCGCTGTCCGGCGACGCCGAGGCGGCCCGTGTCGCCAACGAGTCCCGCATCCCGCTGCGCCGGTACGGCACTGCCGAGGAGTTCGGCCGCACCGCCGCCTTCCTGCTGTCGCCGGCCGCCTCGTACCTGACCGGTGTGATGCTCCCGGTCGACGGCGGCTCCCGGCACGGCTTCTGA
- a CDS encoding SURF1 family cytochrome oxidase biogenesis protein — protein MYRFVLTRQWVFLTLFALALIPGMIRLGFWQFHRHEHRVAQNELIAGSLAAKPVPVTDLAAPGREVPRADYWRTVTATGRYDGAHEVVVRMRTSADDKVGFHVVTPLVLPDGRAVLVNRGWVASGGDVRAYPPVPAAPRGEVTVTGRLKADETSAGSGIKDRKGLPDRQVMLINSEQQAAALKRPVLGGYLELTAPVPAGDSPEPVPEPDHDSIGPHMAYAVQWWLFAAAVPVGWVVLVRREKRDRDEAAARAAATAAALAADGPEPEPATA, from the coding sequence GTGTACCGCTTTGTGCTGACCCGGCAGTGGGTGTTCCTCACCCTCTTCGCCCTCGCCCTCATCCCCGGGATGATCAGACTGGGCTTCTGGCAGTTCCACCGCCACGAGCACCGGGTCGCGCAGAACGAGCTGATCGCCGGCAGCCTCGCCGCGAAGCCGGTCCCGGTGACCGACCTCGCCGCCCCCGGCCGCGAGGTACCGCGCGCCGACTACTGGCGGACCGTCACCGCCACCGGCCGCTACGACGGCGCCCACGAGGTCGTGGTGCGCATGCGGACCTCCGCCGACGACAAGGTCGGCTTCCACGTCGTGACCCCGCTGGTGCTGCCCGACGGCCGCGCCGTGCTCGTCAACCGGGGCTGGGTGGCGAGCGGCGGCGACGTACGCGCCTACCCGCCGGTGCCCGCCGCCCCCCGCGGCGAGGTCACGGTGACCGGTCGCCTCAAGGCCGACGAGACCAGCGCCGGCAGCGGCATCAAGGACCGCAAGGGCCTGCCCGACCGCCAGGTGATGCTCATCAACAGCGAGCAGCAGGCGGCCGCCCTGAAGCGGCCGGTGCTCGGCGGCTACCTGGAGCTGACCGCGCCGGTCCCGGCCGGCGACAGCCCCGAGCCGGTCCCCGAGCCCGACCACGACTCGATCGGCCCGCACATGGCGTACGCGGTCCAGTGGTGGCTGTTCGCCGCCGCCGTCCCGGTGGGCTGGGTGGTGCTGGTGCGCCGCGAGAAGCGCGACCGCGACGAGGCGGCCGCCCGGGCCGCCGCGACGGCGGCGGCCCTGGCCGCGGACGGCCCGGAACCCGAGCCCGCCACCGCGTAG
- a CDS encoding DEDDh family exonuclease, with product MTMLDDRTTAETTWPAAYPQGYAVVDVETTGLARDDRIVSAAVYRLDAQGNVEDHWYTLVNPQRDPGPVWIHGLTSDMLDGAPLFQDIAEEFAGRLADRVLVAHNAMFDWQMIAREYARAATAAPVRQRLCTIALSKELRLPLPNHKLESLAAHFGVVQQRAHHALDDARVLAEAFRPSLHAAARDGVRLPLLECRPLTEWSDSPAAPRIGYQASYGSSGGSWRPSRKRPPCPYPNPGRYEDGRPLRQGMRIAFSGDTSVDRELLEDRAVEAGLHVATSVSRLTSLLVTNDPDSATSKTVKAKTFGTPVVDEAAFTQLLRDVAAADG from the coding sequence GTGACCATGCTCGACGACCGTACGACCGCAGAGACGACGTGGCCCGCCGCGTACCCGCAGGGGTACGCGGTGGTCGACGTGGAGACCACCGGGCTCGCTCGCGACGACCGGATAGTGTCCGCCGCCGTCTACCGGCTCGACGCGCAGGGCAACGTGGAGGACCACTGGTACACCCTGGTCAACCCGCAGCGTGACCCCGGTCCCGTCTGGATCCACGGCCTCACCAGCGACATGCTCGACGGCGCGCCCCTCTTCCAGGACATCGCCGAGGAGTTCGCCGGCCGCCTCGCGGACCGGGTGCTCGTCGCGCACAACGCTATGTTCGACTGGCAGATGATCGCCCGGGAGTACGCCCGGGCGGCGACCGCCGCGCCGGTCCGTCAGCGGCTGTGCACCATCGCCCTGTCGAAGGAGCTCCGGCTGCCGCTGCCCAACCACAAGCTGGAGTCGCTGGCCGCGCACTTCGGGGTCGTGCAGCAGCGCGCGCACCACGCGCTCGACGACGCCCGGGTGCTCGCCGAGGCGTTCCGGCCCTCGCTGCACGCCGCCGCGCGCGACGGCGTACGGCTGCCGCTGCTGGAGTGCCGGCCGCTGACCGAGTGGTCGGACTCCCCCGCCGCACCCCGCATCGGCTACCAGGCCTCGTACGGATCTTCGGGCGGCAGCTGGCGGCCCTCGCGCAAGCGGCCCCCGTGCCCGTACCCCAACCCGGGCCGGTACGAGGACGGCCGGCCGCTGCGGCAGGGCATGCGGATCGCCTTCTCGGGTGACACCTCGGTGGACCGGGAGCTCCTGGAGGACCGGGCCGTCGAGGCGGGGCTACACGTGGCCACGAGTGTGTCGCGGCTCACCAGCCTGCTGGTGACCAACGACCCGGACTCGGCGACGTCGAAGACGGTGAAGGCGAAGACGTTCGGCACGCCGGTCGTCGACGAGGCCGCCTTCACCCAGCTGCTGCGGGACGTGGCTGCGGCAGACGGGTGA
- a CDS encoding TetR/AcrR family transcriptional regulator: MTRSALTRSDVLAAAASLVRQHGPAALTMRKLAAELGTAVTSIYWHVGNRESLLDALVERTVTEMGAIRPAGRTPAERIVSVARMLRREVRDRPHLIAMVHERGLTERMFLPAQQALVHEVHAAGLRGSAAADAVRAIQFQIVGFVLVERNRERSPAQSPAEGDLWDPATAPEDPALARALARPADPDRLFLLSVRALVASLLPPAG, translated from the coding sequence ATGACTCGAAGCGCGCTGACCCGCTCGGACGTGCTCGCGGCGGCCGCGTCCCTGGTCAGACAGCACGGGCCGGCGGCCCTGACCATGCGCAAACTGGCCGCCGAGCTCGGCACCGCCGTCACCTCCATCTACTGGCACGTCGGCAACCGCGAATCGCTGCTCGACGCGCTCGTGGAGCGGACCGTGACCGAGATGGGCGCGATCCGGCCGGCCGGCCGCACCCCCGCCGAGCGGATCGTGTCGGTGGCCCGGATGCTCCGCCGCGAGGTGCGCGACCGCCCGCACCTGATCGCGATGGTCCACGAACGCGGCCTGACCGAGCGGATGTTCCTGCCCGCCCAGCAGGCGCTGGTGCACGAGGTGCACGCGGCCGGGCTGCGCGGCAGCGCCGCGGCGGACGCCGTACGGGCGATCCAGTTCCAGATCGTGGGCTTCGTCCTGGTCGAGCGCAACCGCGAGCGCTCCCCCGCCCAGTCACCGGCCGAGGGCGACCTGTGGGACCCGGCCACCGCCCCCGAGGACCCGGCCCTGGCCCGCGCCCTGGCCCGTCCGGCCGACCCGGACCGCCTCTTCCTCCTGTCGGTCCGCGCCCTGGTCGCGTCACTGCTGCCGCCCGCCGGATGA
- a CDS encoding acetoacetate decarboxylase family protein produces MARVRYGARTEAEIAASRAKSSKLPDIWSTGVVAVWESDPEVVAAVLPPPLKPAERPLVRANISKVDLPGYPLGAGSVAVAARHGGVEGWYPLVMPMTLERALTGGREVFGEPKKLGEVTVERDGLVVRAALARHGIAFVEVRGAVDRALPLPEPVQKTDFYFKFLPAVDGSGFDGDPVLVHCTRNEKVRKLENVTGDVVLRESMFDPVADLPVRRLVEITIGEKTTDQQGRVVERVSAQALLPYLHQRYDDPQQAFDGPPEGSV; encoded by the coding sequence ATGGCACGGGTACGCTACGGCGCACGCACCGAGGCCGAGATCGCGGCCTCCCGCGCGAAGAGTTCCAAGCTCCCCGACATCTGGTCCACCGGTGTGGTGGCCGTGTGGGAGAGCGACCCCGAGGTGGTGGCGGCCGTCCTGCCGCCGCCCCTCAAGCCCGCCGAACGCCCCCTGGTCCGGGCCAACATCAGCAAGGTCGACCTGCCCGGCTACCCGCTCGGCGCGGGCTCCGTCGCCGTCGCCGCCCGGCACGGCGGGGTCGAGGGCTGGTACCCGCTGGTCATGCCGATGACCCTGGAGCGGGCCCTGACCGGCGGCCGCGAGGTCTTCGGCGAGCCCAAGAAGCTCGGCGAGGTCACCGTGGAGCGCGACGGCCTGGTGGTGCGCGCGGCCCTGGCCCGGCACGGCATCGCCTTCGTGGAGGTCCGCGGGGCCGTGGACCGCGCCCTGCCGCTCCCCGAGCCCGTGCAGAAGACCGACTTCTACTTCAAGTTCCTTCCCGCGGTTGACGGTTCCGGCTTCGACGGCGACCCGGTGCTCGTGCACTGCACGCGCAACGAGAAGGTCCGCAAGCTGGAGAACGTCACCGGGGACGTGGTCCTGCGCGAGTCGATGTTCGACCCGGTCGCCGACCTCCCGGTCCGCCGCCTCGTCGAGATCACCATCGGCGAGAAGACCACCGACCAGCAGGGCCGGGTCGTCGAACGGGTCAGCGCGCAGGCCCTCCTCCCGTACCTCCACCAGCGCTACGACGACCCGCAGCAGGCCTTCGACGGCCCCCCGGAAGGGAGCGTCTGA
- a CDS encoding SDR family NAD(P)-dependent oxidoreductase produces the protein MRLESGQVAVVTGAASGIGRAMARRFAAEGLKVVLADVEEGALAKAAGELAAEGAEVLARVVDVSDRDSVTALADAAYGAFGAVHVLCNNAGVGSGAEGRMWEHEPNDWKWAFSVNVWGVFHGIQAFVPRMIAGGAPGHVVNTSSGDGGIAPLPTASVYAVTKAAVVTMTESLYAHLRAEGASVGASVLFPGPHMLRTGLWESHRNRPDRYAKERPRRTPYRSLDQWEAAMREAGQEIAFTPVEEVAEHVVDGIRADRFWMLPASEHSDRQIRARSQSMLDRANPAYLERFILD, from the coding sequence ATGCGGCTCGAATCCGGACAGGTCGCCGTGGTCACGGGAGCCGCGAGCGGCATCGGCCGGGCCATGGCCCGCCGCTTCGCCGCCGAGGGCCTCAAGGTGGTCCTCGCCGACGTCGAGGAGGGCGCCCTCGCCAAGGCCGCCGGGGAGCTCGCCGCCGAGGGCGCCGAGGTGCTCGCCCGGGTGGTCGACGTCAGCGACCGCGACTCGGTGACCGCCCTCGCCGACGCCGCGTACGGGGCCTTCGGTGCGGTCCACGTGCTGTGCAACAACGCCGGCGTCGGATCCGGCGCCGAGGGCCGGATGTGGGAGCACGAGCCCAACGACTGGAAGTGGGCGTTCTCCGTCAACGTCTGGGGCGTCTTCCACGGCATCCAGGCCTTCGTGCCCCGCATGATCGCCGGCGGCGCCCCCGGCCACGTCGTCAACACCTCCTCCGGCGACGGCGGCATCGCCCCCCTGCCCACCGCCTCCGTGTACGCCGTCACCAAGGCGGCCGTGGTCACGATGACCGAGTCCCTCTACGCCCACCTGCGGGCGGAGGGCGCCTCCGTCGGCGCCTCCGTGCTCTTCCCCGGGCCGCACATGCTGCGCACCGGCCTGTGGGAGTCGCACCGCAACCGCCCCGACCGGTACGCCAAGGAGCGGCCGCGCAGGACCCCGTACCGCAGCCTCGACCAGTGGGAGGCCGCGATGAGGGAAGCCGGCCAGGAGATCGCCTTCACCCCGGTCGAGGAGGTCGCCGAGCACGTCGTGGACGGCATCCGCGCCGACCGCTTCTGGATGCTCCCGGCCAGCGAGCACAGCGACCGGCAGATCAGGGCCCGCTCGCAGTCGATGCTCGACCGCGCCAACCCCGCCTACCTGGAACGCTTCATCCTCGACTAG
- a CDS encoding amidohydrolase family protein: MSETPYEDPYLIISSDCHAGLPTERYRPYLDSRFHPEFDEFLGQRDARREEATRLGVRNEAFAEKWFHDHEEGLKGGWDTTQRLKELDGDGVAAEVVFPDADAVDSQTAAPFGVGLGLSGDQDPELGMAGAQAHNRWLAEFVSAHPERHCGVALLPITGEPSKVVAEIHRAKESGLGALMIPSMWVDKAPYHDRRYDPVWAAAAETAMPIVTHSGAAPRHEYGDHLGIYVSEVTWWPARPLWFLLWSGVFERHPGLKFGVAESGCWWLPNQLWFMDRLYLGAHGGKKLSPFAELKRPPSEYLDRQVFVCATNTKRRELAQRYEIGVDNILWGSDFPHPEGTWPHTRTWLKNTFHDIPVAETRRMLGLAAADVFGFDTAKLAPVARRIGPTPAELGQSPDQAAVEASWARSREVGRHWLTDNDFPVLGAS, encoded by the coding sequence GTGAGTGAGACTCCGTACGAAGACCCGTATCTGATCATTTCCTCCGACTGCCACGCGGGCCTGCCCACCGAGCGGTACCGCCCCTACCTCGACTCCCGGTTCCACCCCGAGTTCGACGAATTCCTCGGCCAGCGCGACGCCCGCCGCGAGGAGGCCACCCGGCTCGGGGTGCGCAACGAGGCCTTCGCCGAGAAGTGGTTCCACGACCACGAGGAGGGCCTCAAGGGCGGCTGGGACACCACCCAGCGGCTGAAGGAGCTCGACGGCGACGGGGTCGCGGCCGAGGTCGTCTTCCCCGACGCGGACGCCGTCGACAGCCAGACCGCCGCCCCCTTCGGGGTGGGCCTGGGCCTGTCCGGCGACCAGGACCCCGAACTCGGCATGGCGGGCGCGCAGGCGCACAACCGCTGGCTCGCCGAGTTCGTCTCCGCCCACCCCGAACGGCACTGCGGTGTCGCCCTGCTGCCCATCACCGGGGAGCCGTCGAAGGTGGTCGCCGAGATCCACCGGGCCAAGGAGTCCGGCCTCGGCGCGCTGATGATCCCCTCGATGTGGGTGGACAAGGCGCCCTACCACGACCGCCGCTACGACCCCGTGTGGGCGGCCGCCGCCGAGACGGCCATGCCGATCGTCACCCACTCCGGCGCGGCCCCGCGCCACGAGTACGGCGACCACCTCGGCATCTACGTCTCCGAGGTCACGTGGTGGCCGGCCCGGCCGCTGTGGTTCCTGCTCTGGTCGGGGGTCTTCGAGCGCCACCCGGGCCTGAAGTTCGGGGTCGCCGAGTCGGGCTGCTGGTGGCTGCCGAACCAGCTGTGGTTCATGGACCGGCTCTACCTGGGCGCGCACGGCGGCAAGAAGCTGTCCCCGTTCGCGGAGCTGAAGCGCCCGCCCAGCGAGTACCTGGACCGGCAGGTGTTCGTCTGCGCCACCAACACCAAGCGCCGCGAGCTGGCGCAGCGCTACGAGATCGGCGTCGACAACATCCTGTGGGGCTCGGACTTCCCGCACCCCGAGGGCACCTGGCCCCACACCCGCACCTGGCTGAAGAACACCTTCCACGACATCCCGGTGGCCGAGACCCGCCGGATGCTGGGCCTGGCCGCCGCCGACGTCTTCGGCTTCGACACGGCCAAGCTCGCCCCGGTCGCCCGCCGGATCGGCCCCACCCCGGCGGAGCTCGGCCAGTCGCCCGACCAGGCGGCGGTCGAGGCCTCATGGGCGCGCTCCCGCGAGGTCGGCCGGCACTGGCTGACGGACAACGACTTCCCGGTCCTGGGGGCCTCCTGA
- a CDS encoding amidohydrolase family protein, giving the protein MDDRYTVISADCHAGADLLDYRPYLDKRHHEDFDAWAAGYVNPYEDLLADTADRNWNSPRRLAELEADGIVAEVLFPNTIPPFFPNASLMAQPPTRAEYEQRWAGLQAHNRWLADFCADAPGRRAGVAQILLNDVDAAVAEIRRCRDAGLTGGILLPGVPPGSTVPELYSSVYDPIWAVCDELDVPVNHHGGSASPPLGDEPAARAVFMVEATWFSHRALWHLIFGGAFRRHPGLKLVLTEQGSGWIPGVVEMLDYYHGRLVAAGASAETAEKKFGAGLAESMGKGPGEVWRDNCFVGASFMRPHEVPLRDRIGLDKIMWGSDYPHDEGTTPYSREGLRIAYAGLPREEVAAMVGGNAARVYGFDLAVLDPIAAKHGPTVAEVARPLTEIPPQATSPAFARGGSVRVW; this is encoded by the coding sequence ATGGACGACCGCTACACCGTCATCTCCGCCGACTGCCACGCGGGCGCCGACCTCCTCGACTACAGGCCGTACCTGGACAAGCGCCACCACGAGGACTTCGACGCCTGGGCCGCCGGATACGTCAATCCGTACGAGGACCTGCTCGCCGACACCGCCGACCGGAACTGGAACTCGCCCCGCCGGCTGGCCGAGCTCGAAGCGGACGGCATCGTCGCGGAGGTCCTCTTCCCCAACACCATCCCGCCCTTCTTCCCGAACGCCTCCCTGATGGCCCAGCCGCCGACCCGGGCCGAGTACGAGCAGCGCTGGGCCGGCCTCCAGGCCCACAACCGCTGGCTCGCCGACTTCTGCGCCGACGCCCCGGGCCGCCGGGCGGGCGTGGCGCAGATCCTGCTGAACGACGTGGACGCGGCGGTCGCGGAGATCCGCCGCTGCCGCGACGCGGGCCTGACCGGCGGCATCCTGCTGCCCGGCGTACCGCCCGGCTCGACCGTGCCCGAGCTGTACTCCTCGGTGTACGACCCGATCTGGGCGGTCTGCGACGAGCTGGACGTACCGGTGAACCACCACGGGGGTTCCGCGTCCCCGCCGCTGGGCGACGAACCGGCCGCGCGGGCGGTCTTCATGGTCGAGGCCACCTGGTTCTCGCACCGCGCCCTGTGGCACCTGATCTTCGGGGGCGCGTTCCGCCGCCATCCGGGCCTCAAGCTGGTCCTCACCGAACAGGGCTCCGGCTGGATCCCCGGGGTCGTGGAGATGCTGGACTACTACCACGGGCGCCTGGTCGCGGCCGGGGCGTCGGCCGAGACCGCCGAGAAGAAGTTCGGCGCGGGCCTGGCCGAGTCCATGGGCAAGGGTCCGGGCGAGGTCTGGCGGGACAACTGCTTCGTCGGCGCCAGCTTCATGCGCCCGCACGAGGTGCCGCTGCGGGACCGGATCGGCCTCGACAAGATCATGTGGGGCAGTGACTACCCGCACGACGAGGGCACCACCCCGTACTCCCGCGAGGGCCTGCGCATCGCGTACGCGGGGCTCCCGCGCGAGGAGGTCGCCGCGATGGTCGGCGGCAACGCCGCCCGGGTCTACGGCTTCGACCTCGCCGTCCTCGACCCGATCGCGGCCAAGCACGGCCCGACCGTGGCGGAGGTCGCGCGGCCGCTCACCGAGATCCCGCCGCAGGCCACCAGCCCGGCCTTCGCCCGCGGCGGGTCCGTACGGGTCTGGTGA